The Lolium perenne isolate Kyuss_39 chromosome 6, Kyuss_2.0, whole genome shotgun sequence genome segment ATAGCAAATTAACACTCTTTCGCCAATAATGCGCAAATAAAGCCATTATATAACAGTGAGCAAACAAGCATACACACACAATACTAAAAATCTCCCACGGGTCACAGCCAACACACATATGGTTGTTTAGACGGCACACGGTATCCATCGTTCCACCTATCTTCATTCGTGTGTACACCTATGGTTGTTTAGACGGCGCACATATGGTTGTTTAGACGACACGAATGGTTTCTATACATGACAGATAATAGCATTCAAGACTAAAGCGCAAAACGTTAAAACCCCACATATCTTCGACACTCTTTCGCCAGCAAAACACGCACGCATAACCAAACGAGTAAGCCATTTCACATGCGTCAGCCAGTGTAAAGAAACACGCTGAACCGCAACATAACAAGAGCACACGACCATACTCGCAAACAAATCCTACACATCACCAGCCGAGCAAGTGAACGCACCGACACAAAACGTTGAAATGCCACTCACCAGAAACAAACCGACCGTTCCGCGTAAGGCCATGCTTCCAACGCATCATACATATCTCCTAGCATATCCCACTTATCTAAGGTACCTTTACACCGATAACGCGCGCACACGACAACGTAGATAGATAACTGGCCCGCACACACGCAAGCGCGAAAACGTCACGGAACCTAGCACATGGCGACACTCTTTCACCAGCATGCACACATGTCACGCATAGCGAGCCCTTCTGCCGCTGATAAGTAGATTTTTTTTTCCTGTAGTTGTGAGGTAGTTATTGGCAAAAATTTGGCACAAAGGGTTTATGTTGGATATGCCCTAAGCAAATAAATATGCAACAACAAGATATGAGAAATAGTCTACTATATAATAAATAAACGTAGTAATATGAATTAATGGTTTGTATGGTTGTATATTTGGAAAATGCTGGAAAGGCAGGGCAAAGGTGTATAAAAACCAACGGCAGGGAGTAAGCAGGAGTGAGCCCATCGAGCAGGTGCACTCATCACTCCACGGCTCCACGCTAGGCGCTACTGGTAGCTATAGCTAGGCAGGCAGCCGCCCTCGGAGAGTCGCTCCCTCTCGCAGAAGCAGAACCGCGGCTCTGGGCTCTGGCACCGAGGTTATTATGGCGACCGCGGCAGAGCTCGCAGTACCTCTCGCAGCAGCGCAGCGCAGCGGCAGGGAAGCCGAAGCCTAGTGTGCCCCAGCCTGCCCTGCCTCTCTGTGTTGGAGTGTCGCGTGCTTCTCTTTTGCTTCCTTTCCTCTCCTCCCAACCCGAGCCCGAGGCCGAGGCCGAGGGGAAGGAAAAAGCATTTTAAAAATACTACTCGACTGGTAGTAGCCGAGAGTAAAAATCCCACCTCCCGACCCGAGCCGAGCCTCGCCACCCTCCCCGGAGCATCGCGTACGCCTGCCTCGTAGTATACCGTATGTATCTACAGTGAGGCGGCGCGTGCGGTGCGGTGCGGTGCGGTGCGGCGCGAGGgtttcgtctccggcggcggcggcagcagcggcggcggaggaggcggaggttagATCTGGGCGGAGGGGATGGGGAACCGGataggcgggcggcggagggccGGGGTGGAGGAGCGCTACACCAGGCCGCAGGGGCTGTACGAGCACCGGGACATCGACCAGAAGAAGCTGCGCAAGCTCATCCTCGAGGCCAAGCTCGCGCCCTGCTACCCGGGGGCCGACGACGCCGCGGGGGGACACCTCGAGGAGTGCCCCATCTGCTTCCTGGTAACAGATCTTTCCTctccccctccctcttcctctcttcctcttcctcccccCACGCCTGCCAAATTTTGCTGCCCCGCGCCGTTGCTTGCATGCCGCCGGAACGGAATGTTCGATGCGTCCCTGCCTATTCATTGGGTCGATTACTGTGGAGTGCCGTTGGCGTGACCCCGTCACCGACTCCTCACGTGATTCTACTTAATGCCTTCAGTTAATGTCTTTTAATTTTACTCGACCTATACCCACGTTTTCTAGTTCTGTAGTAACTGTATTTTTCTTCATTAAGCAGGTGTAGTGTAATTCGTTAGTACTGTGTTTTTTTTTCGTCGCAACTTGCGCTATCTGCTACTGACATCATACAGCGCTTGCGGTATATGCATTGTCCAAAACCGTGTCCCTGATGTTGTTATTCAGCCACAGGATGTAAAGGGATTCTGCCAATGTATTTTGTTTTTATGTGCATCAGTAACTAACTGCTGTTCTAGGAGGGTTTGGATGCGTCTCTAATGAACTCCTACAAAAACACGGCATATGTTGAGCTTATTCTTATCTTATTAGCATATCTGGTGGTATTGCTGTCATGCGTTTGTGCATTGCTGTTTGTCAGTGCAGCTGGGTTAGGAGCATTACAGATCCTATAGGGAGTTTGGCTAACTGTTCTGAAATATTATAGGCTGTAGAGAGGCACGGTGTTCATTATGCAGAATGTTTTATTGCTCTCCAGAACTAGGATTGGGGATCTTCCTGCTGTTGTAGTACCCTTGATTCGATTACCAAAAGGATAATGACTGATTCTTGTGAATGTTTAGCTGTTGTTGTTCCAGGATACCGTGGATAGTTTGTCTTATTAGTAAAATAACTGGAAATACCTCTGATCTTGCGTGCATTTATGTGGCACCAACTAGATGATGCTACTGTAGTTTGAAGTTCGAACATTGCTGCAGCTAATGTTAATACAATTGGAATGCTAATGTGTCCTGTTGCATTTTATCTTTAATCTTAAAATCTCTGGCTGAGTTTGTGTAAACATGGGCATTGTATTATTGGAATTTCTCATATTTAGCACCTGTAGTATTTCCCGTGTTCTTAACTTGTTAAAATACAAGATTTGTTAATTACCGTTGAAATTCCCCATGTCCTAAAATGCGTCTTCTTCCTTATTGTAGTTCTATCCAAGTCTTAACCGCTCAAAATGTTGCTCGAAAGGGATATGTACAGGTAACGCATCTGTCCTACTTGTTACTACCCATGATTGTCTGTTACTCTAGGTCCAAATGTCCTTAATGTTTGGTATTTCCTACAGAGTGCTTTCTTCAAATGAAACCAACTCATACTGCTCGGCCTACACAGTATCCTTCATATTGTCTCTGCTCTTGTTTCATACATCCTTGTATTGGTGATATGCGTTTCTTCTCAATTATCATGATAATACTTAACAAATGAAGATGCCCATTCTGCAAAACTCCCAACTATGCTGTTGAGTATCGTGGTGTCAAGACAAAGGAAGAAAGGAGCATAGAACAGTTTGTAAGTCTTATGCTCTAATGTGTTCGCCTTTTTGTTGATTAGTGCCAGTTATTCAGTATTTGCAAAGCAAATGCATTTACTTAACCTTGTGTAAACTTGTTACAGGAAGAACAGAAAGTCATTGAAGCACAAATGAGGATGCGCCAGCaagcacttcaagatgaagaggataagatgaaaagaaaacagAGCAGGTGCTCTTCTAGCAGAACAATCGCTCCAACAACAGAAGTGGAGTATCGAGATATCTGTAGCACATCCTATTCAGGTCTGCACTAGATATGACCAACATACACATTTAATTATGTTAGTTTTTATGTAGCTTAATCTGATAACTCACAATGTGTTATGTCATTTCCAGTGCCATCGTACCGATGTACTGAGCAAGAAACTGAATGTTGTTCATCTGAGCCTTCATGCTCTGCCCAGGCTAATATGCGGCCTTTTCATTCTAGGCATACTCGGTATGttgttttcattttatgtttcatAGGATTATACAAACCTTTCTTTTTTGTGGGGAATGCTAGCCTTGAACatatggatttttttttttgcgggaaatGCTAGCCTTGAATATTTCAGGCGAGTTTATTTTTTAAttagaaataaaaataaattatcCATATGTTGTCCATAACGATTGCTCCCAAAGGAACATGTTACACATCAGATGAAGACGTCTTAACATAGGTGTATCTGAATTATCAAATACTACCTCTGATTCAAGGAATAACGCATcctcgttttacgtgcttttcgtttgactaagaattacttcaaatatataaagattgtttgtatgaaattaacatcattagaaagtgtttttcaatacgaatccaacgatactaattacatataatataaccaagattttgttgctcaatttttatggtcaaagttcgccttggaatacgcgtgcgccttattccttgggatggaggtagtactagCCATTGGATTAAATGCCGAAAGCAGTGACCAACCATTGCATGATGGCAGAAACCAAGCACACAGAGACACTGGCCTTCTGGAAAGACCCTGAATTCCTTCACTTTACAGTTCCCATTTTGCATACTAGTGATCCGGGTTATCCACCATTCATATAGCAGCTGTGATAAGCGTCATCATTCTTTTATGTTTAAGGTTGTCTCCTACTGATACCCCAACTAACACATTTAATTAGATCAAGCTTTATTCCGTGTTTATTATGATATGATTTTTTTGTTGAAATCATAAGAGGATGTTTTTTATAGTTATTTTTTATGTTTAATAGAATTTTCCTTAGTTAACCAATGAGGAAAGCATTCTTTATATCCTGGGCCTGCTTTCAGTATGTCAAGCCTAGTTGACCTAATGGCTACACTGAATACCATATGCTGACCCTCtaatgcgggctaagcccgtgtgggttgcccgatctcacgaattgacccgggtgagtgtgattgcggagggggattcgcggggaagtggatgaacgcgaataacacgatacaaacacacgcacacacacaatcggttatcctcgttggcccgatacaccaactcgatagaggttgcgagaaaagaccttccggtagaagtcccgcaaagagatcgacaaatcgaagcacgcgagatctagaagggtgaaaagaccggaaggttgatagaagtgcaagcaaaagaccaaaaggtagaagtgcaagcaaaagatcaaacaaacggtagaagtcaccaaagagatcttcacgagtcgataaggagcccgggtggtacaataggaattaacctaaggtgggggttacccaaatccacaaagggatagtagaggcataagccaattcatctaaacatcatctctccctcatgaaggtgggggtggaggtctatttatagggaaccactaaggaggggtagtttggggaaactaagatacaagcacagcTATACATGTGGCAGATTAGGGTTTAGATTGTGAGTGGTCACGACCACGGCGGCGATCTTGCCGGCGCGTGGGGagaagcggcagtgccggccctggcggCGATCTTGGCTTTGTGTAGGCGGCGATCTGCGCCACTGGAGCttccagctcctcttcctccttctcttccaagcttccgtgacctcggccttgcgtcctcgggtctccgtggcgtccactcttccctccgtacttgtcgtcgagttccttagcgtgccgtcttgtcgatgaagcatatgatgtggcgaagaccgaaggtcgggctacatcatctccccccacttgaaaaagagtcgtcctcgacgataaatcttcatgaatgtgtagaggaggtagatgacaccaacacttgaatgtcgcttcacttgtcaagggccctatcaatagcacaagaaaagccaaacaacactcaaagcatagccaatgttccacgggtttagtaagagagcgcaagtagaaggaggtcacctttgcatactgtcggtgtgctctcatcgatagatcttgggtcgtcgaagtatgtgggcggaaccactcattgacgctcatccacaagtcacatgtaccttcacacaacaaagaccaagcaaagtatatgtgtgcgtgatagaggagcatatcatcaacgacatgtccattcatgttcacaacaccgttagcacaacacaaatttatcaagaataatgcatgtgcaaggtcaatgtgtaagaactccatacgaacatcttccaaatccggaaacacaaaaactccaaattgtgagacgactatgatgtccatctcatgtgTAAACTCATGTGCcttattgcactcaaggcatcggaaagaggaattgttcaacatccttgaagcaataagaGGAGAAATTGGCCAAAATGCATAAGTggaagtgtccaaaatatcatcaacatgtgtgcacacaaaccatttgaaagagaaattggtcctcatatttggtgcaacacacgacatatcttccaaaaagttcaccaagaaaacatttacacaaccgtgtgtgccaacaaaccaaatgaaataggaattggtcaacttgtttgaggcaacaccaacggtaagaatcacttcatcatgcttgcaaaagaatcaagagaaagagaaattgttcggcatgttcaatgcaaagcatgggaaaggtattagagccgggttcgatcttgaacttacttgtattatgctctctagagctctctttgtcaactcgtgctcaatcgaggttgacattggcattcttgtacctacacacacaataggcaaagcaaagaacgtgtgtgcatggtatatgaacacatcatccatcatgatggttcatttcttttgcacatcaccattagcgttaagcaaagcatcataatagatatggtgaatatgcggagtaaacatgggaacatgctcaacatggatatatgcaaagtctccaaaatttgagagagctatgggggcaatctcatttacaagcacattaacattatggcaaaccaagcattggaaagaacaattgttcaacattttggttgcattaatgggagagtattgcaagcatctagcacaaaacatgttcaacattttatcattgttgtcgacaaacctagggaaagagcaattgttcggcaaggttgtcacaacacaagcatcattatcattatcattgcaagcaatacatgggaaagagcaattgttcgacatattgcaagcaataggagagaaagtgaaactctcatagcatggcatggacatattatcataagcaactacttccacatgatcaacaatggtggtatcacaagtatcacaagggaaagtgaaagaagcatatgacatggcaataggatcatccaactcatgcaagcactcacaaatcatcatgtccactattgggatcatggcatcatcaacacccatatagttacctttgtagtccgactcatttgaagtgggtgttgtggaagaggtaggctccatatggcctccatgttcatcttcaatcaagcatggtgtgatagcatcatcttcatgcaccatgtacattttctccatgatcgggaactcgtcatccatgggacctaatgagacacaaggaaacacactagaggtagagggtaagttgttagaattcgaaatggcctcacatgacctatcaactaccactctcatctcactcggtgtgtCACTCATATCCTCAATgtggaggcactcaagctcatgtatagtggattcactcatctcacatatagtggagtcgctcatctcacatattgtggagtcgctcatctcacatatagtggagtcgctcatctcacatatagtggagtcgctcatctcacgtatagtggagtccctcatctccatggcaacggcgtcgtcgatgtccgagcaacctagcaaagaggaagacaacacaagaggagtagaggttaatgtgttagaaatcaaagcgtcctcactcaactcatgtggtgtgtcactcttgctctcaaggtgtttgaagtaggatttgcactcggctttgtcttGGGAGGACATCTTGGCTTCAAGAGCTTCTAGCTCggcaaagtaggctctcatctcggcCTTTTCTTGTGGGGTCATAGTGGATAGCTCTCACTAGGAAGggtgtatatgtatgtggtggaaggaaaactaccaaaaggtcaaagctagcaaaccaaaatcgagaaaatggttcaagttagagaataaccgatatgtactcacacacacacacaaagcatacgcaaaaggctaagaactctatatggtgataggtgaggaagtggatagcaaacgaaaagaaccaaagaaaatgtctattgtcaaatgtgggtaagatccaaagtcaaatgtcaaaagtggtgatctatgtcaaggaaacacggaaacacacacaaggaagaacaatggggttagcgcgaccaaggaagtgagcaagtaacaaagatggtcctaacgaagactattagctcggtgtcgcgccaacacaagagagaccgtagcttggttgcatatgagagaagcaactagatttggacaaatgccactcttctcttttctctcttagtgctcacaagctttgcactcctttgtatcggtggacacacactctttttgtatttcctttttcctttttctcttttttttttttttttttttctatgcttagaagctttctttttctctatatatatgtcacactctttcttcttttgtgtatctttctcaccgagcttgcttcggagctttgctcaacacaacgcacacacacaccctctcacggtcgtgacaattgtgcaatgcttcgcaacactcggaaagccactctcaatgggataggtacacaaagaaagaaacggggctacaaggggaggcaagttatacctattg includes the following:
- the LOC127307499 gene encoding E3 ubiquitin-protein ligase GW2 yields the protein MGNRIGGRRRAGVEERYTRPQGLYEHRDIDQKKLRKLILEAKLAPCYPGADDAAGGHLEECPICFLFYPSLNRSKCCSKGICTECFLQMKPTHTARPTQCPFCKTPNYAVEYRGVKTKEERSIEQFEEQKVIEAQMRMRQQALQDEEDKMKRKQSRCSSSRTIAPTTEVEYRDICSTSYSVPSYRCTEQETECCSSEPSCSAQANMRPFHSRHTRDDNIDMNIEDMMVMEAIWRSIQEQGSIGNPVCGSFMPVIEPPLRERQAFVPAPPLEMPHPGGFSCAVAAMTEHQPPSMDFSYMPGNSAFPVFDMFRRPCNISGGGMCAIESSPDSWSGIAPSCSREVIREEGECSTDHWSEGAEAGTSYAGSDIVAEPGTMPLLPFAENYNMAPSQFRPESIEEQMMYSMAVSLAEAHGRTHTQGLAWL